In one Natator depressus isolate rNatDep1 chromosome 26, rNatDep2.hap1, whole genome shotgun sequence genomic region, the following are encoded:
- the LOC141978223 gene encoding indoleamine 2,3-dioxygenase 2-like: MEINSENEEKPLLFTLRRFQLSEDYGFLLPNPLSELPAPYGPWMEIANNLPHLIQSHQLRSQVYKMPQLSSQHLKGHRELRLAHLALSFITMGFVWQEGEEETVKLLPRNLAVPYWEISQMLGLPPILVHADFVLVNWKKKNLNGPLEIENLDTIFSLPGGESLRGFILVTLLVEKAAAPGVKAVVQAGNAILQPDKESLHKALQELAKAVKEMTDALKRMHDHVDPAIFYAVIRIFLSGWKDNPAMPGGLIYEGVSDEPMSYSGGSAAQSTVLHAFDELLAIRHSKESTAFLHRMRDYMPPHHRAFIEEIHSAPSLKQHILSAGNEKLRIAYNQCVSALVDLRTYHIAIVTKYITTAAANAKAKKGKPSHWAGSLQINPPSSLQERGTGGSGILSFLKSVRDTTRAGIIQG, from the exons ATGGAGATTAATAGCGAAAATGAGGAGAAACCACTGCTTTTTACTTTAAGAAGATTTCAGCTTTCTGAAGATTATGGCTTCCTTCTTCCAAATCCTCTG AGTGAACTCCCTGCTCCCTACGGGCCTTGGATGGAGATTGCCAACAACCTGCCTCACCTGATCCAGAGCCATCAGCTCCGTTCACAAGTTTACAAG atGCCCCAGCTGAGCAGTCAGCATCTCAAAGGGCACCGAGAGCTGCGCTTGGCCCACCTGGCACTGAGCTTCATCACGATGGGGTTCGTCTGGCAAGAAGGCGAGGAGGAGACCGTCAAG CTTCTGCCACGAAACCTTGCTGTTCCCTACTGGGAGATCTCACAGATGCTTGGGCTGCCTCCTATCCTGGTCCACGCGGATTTTGTGCTAGTGAACTGGAAGAAAAAGAATCTTAATGG CCCTTTGGAAATAGA GAATCTGGACACCATCTTTTCCCTGCCCGGAGGGGAGAGTTTGAGAGGATTCATTCTAGTTACTCTCCTTGTTGAGAAGGCAGCAGCGCCTGGGGTTAAG GCAGTTGTTCAGGCAGGTAATGCCATCCTGCAGCCTGACAAAGAGTCCCTGCATAAGGCCCTGCAAGAGCTGGCAAAGGCCGTTAAAGAGATGACCGATGCTTTGAAACGGATGCACG ACCATGTGGATCCAGCAATATTTTATGCCGTGATTCGGATCTTTCTGTCTGG GTGGAAAGATAACCCAGCAATGCCAGGAGGGCTGATATATGAAGGAGTTTCTGATGAGCCCATGTCATATTCTGGAGGgagcgcagcacagagcacagtACTTCATGCCTTCGATGAGTTATTAGCAATTCGTCATAGCAAGGAAAGCA CTGCATTTCTACACAGGATGAGGGACTACATGCCACCCCACCACAGGGCCTTCATAGAAGAAATCCATTCTGCCCCTTCACTGAAGCAACATATACTGTCCGCTGGAAACGAAAAGCTACGCATAGCTTACAACCAGTGTGTGTCCGCCCTGGTGGACTTGAGAACCTATCACATTGCTATTGTCACCAAGTACATCACCACAGCAGCTGCTAATGCCAAAGCCAAGAAAGGGAAACCAAGCCACTGGGCGGGCAGCCTTCAGATTAACCCGCCTTCGTCGTTACAAGAGAGGGGCACTGGTGGCTCAGGCATCCTGAGCTTCTTGAAGAGTGTCAGGGACACAACGAGAGCAGGGATAATCCAGGGTTAA